The sequence below is a genomic window from Coffea arabica cultivar ET-39 chromosome 4c, Coffea Arabica ET-39 HiFi, whole genome shotgun sequence.
AGTTTATATGGAGCAACCACCAGGGTTTGTTGCTCAGGGGGAGTCTGGGAAGGTTTGTCATCTTCGGAAGTCCTTGTATGGACTCAAACAAAGTCCTCGTGCTTGGTTTGAAAAATTTAGTCTAGCAGTTGAAAGGTTTGGGATGCAGAAAAGCAAATCTGATCACTCTGTTTTCTACAAACAGTCTGAAGCTGGTATTATTTTGTTGGTagtatatgtggatgatattgttATCACTGGGAATGATGCTGCAAGTATTTCATCTCTTAAAACTTTTCTCCATAGTCAATTTCAGACAAAGGATTTGGGACTATTAAagtatttttgggtattgaggtaGCAAAGAGTAGGAAGGGGATATTCCTGTCCCAAAGAAAATATGTTCTTGACTTACTATCTGAAACAGGAAAATTGGGGGCTAAACCAGCTAGTACCCCAATGATCCCTAACTTGCAGCTCACAAAAGAAGGTGAATTGTTAGAAGATCCTGGGAGGTATAGAAGATTGGTTGGAAAGTTGAATTATCTTATAGTGACTCGTCCAGATATCGCGTATTCAGTTAGTGTTGTTAGTCAATATATGTCTAAATCCTACTGTTACTCATTGGGCAGCTGTAGAACAaattttgtgttatttaaaaGGAGCTCCTGGACGTGGTATTCTAGATAAAAATCATGGTCATACTAGAATTGAGTGTTTTTCAGATGCTGATTGGGCAGGATCCAAGGCAGATCGAAGATCCACAACTGGATTTTGTGTCTCTGTTGGAGGAAACCTGGTCTCatggaagagtaagaagcaGAATGTTGTCTCGCGATCGAGTGCAGAGTCAGAATATAGAGCTATGGCACAATCGACATGTGAAATCATGTGGATAAATCAACTTCTAACTAAAGTAGGTCTCAAAACCTCACTGCCTGCAAAATTGTGGTGTGATAACCAAGCGATCTTCATATTGCATCCAATCCCGTATTTCATGAGCGAACAAAACACATCGAAATAGATTGTCATTTTGTTCGTGAGAAAATACAGCAGGGCTTGATTTCTACAGGATTTGTAAGGACTGGAGAACAATTGGGGGATCTCTTTACGAAGGCTCTACATGGGGTTCGAGTAGATTACCTTTGTAACAAGCTGGGCATAAGCAACATCTATactccaacttgagggggagtgttgaaAATATGTGATCTAATATTAGGAAagatatgattatagtatcatgtattaattaggtatcatatgattatagtatcatgtattaattaggtaatagattgatttagattagcatgattttaagatctaaattaggttatacttgtgtatatatatatgtatattgtgTAGTCCTAATAAGATGAAAAAAAgtattttctctccatttttcttagttttcaaaTAAAATGCATGAAGCAAAAGCCTTGCAATATGCAACACAGACAAGATAAACCTAAAAGGAAGATACGTATTATGTCTATTGTCTCTAAACACCAGAGTGGTATAGCAAGAAGCTGTTTGAAAGGTGAAGATAGCTATAGAAGTATAATTGAGGTTCAAGTTCAAGCAACTTAGTGATGCAGAAAATATTAAACATGCAGAGTTTATAAAATGTACCGTTATTAGGTTCCAAAAATTGAATACAGGACAAATAAGCATCATCTCTATACTTCTGATTGGATATGTCCAACAATAAAATGGAACAGAATACCTTTCATGGAAAAAGGAGATGGGAAGGGCATTTAGAAGCAGTGAGTACACAGGTACTTTCATAGTATTATTAAATTTAGACTAAAGATGTACTCCACAGAAAAAAAAGGATCAAATGCTCCATAAGACAGATGGGCTCAGATCTTAGAATCCAGGAAACCAAAATATTGTACCTTTGCCGAGCTACTTATCCCCATTATTTCAACTGACGAAAATCTGAAATAGTTTCaatcaaatgaaattatttgtGATATCCAAAAGCTCTATTATTACTTCATCTTTGTAAACCAACAGGTCATCAGACATCCATAACTAGTGTGTGCAGTCAACTTCTCCCGACTTCTAGAAGATGCAAAAGTACCAAGTAAAAATATAATGTAGCAAAGTACACAAGATCATATGATGGaggcagcaaaaaaaaaaaggctgctCCACGATGATAGCACCTTCCAGCAATTGATGACTTGCAtcaatgaaaaagaaatgcatgCGCAcatgaaaaatgcatgataaGAGCAATGAAAAAGAGCACATGAATCATCTTCAACCATCAGAAGAGCAGTGACTAAAAACTATGGGAAAAAGAAATAGCACAGGAAACCAATGATGAATTTAACATCTAAAAGTAAAGCTTCAATAATGGAGACTACTCAGAACTAATAAATACTTGTAGTTCCAGTTATTGCCTACACAATGAGAACCGAAGTTGAGCCGTTCCCATTAACCGACAATTTTGCTTCCTTTGCAGACTTAACAACTTAGAGTTAACTATAAGCCTGAACCATAACATTTTAACAAAAAAACCCTCTTTAAAAGTTGGAACCAAATTTTGTTTTCATCATGAATGTCACTGGCATTGGTAGGCTTGCTTTGAGAAAAAGGAGCACAACAATAACAAGAAAAAATATTTCTGCTTACCTGTCAAGCAATGcgcatgagagagagagagagagaggcaatTAGAATTCTTACATTCGCCACGATGATCCCTGACAATGAAGGAGTCTGTTTTGGCCTCTTTCACTCTGTTACCATCAGAATTGTCCACAACTCTTGCCCCCAGCCTGAATTTGCGACTTCTTGTCCAGCTTGAGTTGTCTGTGAAAGAAATGTCACTGACCACACCAATGCCCTCTTTTATAGAGTCAAAAAAGCATCCCCAGTAAGAAGGGGtttcttgccttccctttctctgACAATATTATTCTTGAACTCTTCAAAGGTCCAATTATCACTTTCATCACCATCAAAATCTCCCTCAAGAACTACTATTTCAACTTTTGCAGCAGATTGAGGACCAATGGAAACAACTTGCCCAGTAAAAGGATCAACTAAGGCAACTTGTAGAATGTTAAAATCCTCGCCTTCTATACGTGTTCCAGTAAAAACTGGAAGAGAGATGCCACTTAGAAACTGTAACTGTAAACTTCCTGATTCAGAAGGGCATATCTCTTTCTCGCAAGtcctattttaaaaaattacgcATCTAATTAGCATTTTAGAGTAGTAAAGGTAATAGGCTAGACTTTGAGCATAACTCTCAATATTTACCTTCTCATACCGATCAAGTACTTTTTCATTGCCAAGTCAACTTCCTCTTTCACCTGAGAGTTCATTaaacaaatcaacaaaatagCATTCTGGGATAAGTaaataaagaacgaaggggaagaAACTCCACGAGCAAGGTATTAAAAAGCGCTAGGTCCTATTTGCATAGTGGTGCTTTTTTTGTAGTATTGAATCTGTAAACATTCAAATCATACTGAAGATTACAGTTGCACCATCTCTTGGCATAATCCCTTTTAGACAACCAATAAATTAAAGCAGAACAGAACTGAAAGGCAGAGGAATGCAtagatgtatttctgaattgaatTCTAAACAGATTGTTTCTGCAAGTCCACTTCAAGAAAAAAGCATCCAGAATGTTTGCATATGTTTTAACAACTTAACCAAGATCAGCTTCTCATATGAAGCATGTTGCTATGGAGAAGAGTAAGACTTGACTGAACATATTAGACATCAAGAAATATAGTAAACTGGAAACTAAGGCATAGAACTAACTTTTTCCCTAACTTTCACCACTTCATGATAGTTGGTCATATAAGAATGTAATACACCCCGAAATTGATTGTGCATAAGCTCTCCAGAAAGAATTGACTAAGACATAAATCCATTCATCCTTTTTCGAGTATCAGGAGTCCAAGGCTTCTTAACATCTAAAACCAATGACTTAAATCTAAAAGAACAGTTGctaagcaaaatttttcatcaaCGTAAAATGCAGGAGAGAAATTGTTAGACAGGAATTGCTTGAAAGAGGAGCTTACAATTTTACGGATCATTGGCTCAAAAGCTGGCTCGATCAATTTTTGCTTTCTTCGCAAGGTTATTGACTCCAAAGCTGGCATGATATTACCATCAAAAGGGATTCCTTTGTCTTCATGTGCAGATGCTACTAACATATTGCAAGCATCACCCTGTCAATGAATATTCATAAACTGCCACAAGCTTGAAGTACAACaaacggaaaaggaaaagagagaaagaaagtgTAATTGGTTTTCATGAAGGATTCCGTGGTCTCTTCTGGTAGATTATATAACATAGTTACACATACTGGTGCAGGGGCTGGAACCTGTCCAACCATATTATCAGGTTTGCATGTTTGAGCGTGTCTCACCGTGGCCTCCCACTGCGTTGGACGTAGACCTACTAGCTGTCAGTTGTACAAAATAACATGCATTAATTCTAAAATACGGAGTAAGAAACTTTCCAACTATTCACGAGATCTTGAACTTCATCCACTCAATTATTGTTAGGTTAGcttaccaaaaaacaaaaaccagCATTAggtttgaaggaaaaaaaaaaggtccagCATCGAGCAGAAGGGTTATTACAGAAATGTAGTGTGGTCTTGCATTTCTTTTTGGGCATTTATTTGCTGTCTTAACATTATCCTAGATAGCACACACCTTGTAGATAACCAATTAGCATAAGAAATAGAAGAGTTTCATGCGAGAGAGCAGCTCTCATTTTCAGTGATAAGGACAAATCAGCTGTAAAAGCTGGTGGCACAGCTACATAGACAGGTATCAGGCTCCTTAAGAATATACAAAGGCGAAAGAGGAAAATGATAAGAGTTTTAGGTAAGTAAAGTTCTACTTAGTTGACATGGTTATAATGCTATAAATAGTATGTTTAAACTGGCCATGTTGAACAAGAAGATGCGGTGAATCATGTATGCACCCAATAATTTGTTGCAGAGTGCCTGTATAAATTAAGTAAAGGAGTGAACTTTACACATTTGAGCTCTTCCGGGTCTTCTGAGAGTCTAGTCTGGAAATCCTTCACACAGTTCACATTTGCCCCCTTCAGACGTTCATGGGTAGcaccattttttgaaatgttctCTAACCGCCAAACCTCATCAGACGCAGATGGGGGGTAATGCTTCTAGGTATCTGCAGAATTAGCATTTAGCAGATGTTGAAGTTCTTATACTCGTCATCCcagttttctatttgtttgATTTGCGTAACAGCATAGTTCTCAAGATGCTAGATCCTTTGATGTCCTGCTTTTCAGCGGAACATTTACCTCATATGTGACAATACTCAAAGTTGAAACTTACAAAGAATACAGAAATACCAGAAAACAAATATTTTGCCTATTTAGAACTGAGTTACAAGTATCAACTAAAAACATGCTAACAGAAAAGCTTTACAATAtgctttttttcaaaaaaaaatggaattcacaaatCCCCTAGGAAATCAAAAGTAATCCAATAGATCTCTATCATACGTTTATAGGCATTCTCCAACTGTCACAATTCTCAACCctcttttcatttcctttcaacAACTACAAACTTTATCTATTCTACAGTATTTCATTTGATTTTGGTCTCTTCTGGTGTTAATATCAAGTGACAACCTAACTTCAGGCCTCATTAATTCATCTTTTGACTCTCATATCAACATCTCAGATCAGTTTTTACAATTAATAATGCCAAGTTCACAGTGCCCATTTACTTTTATCTTAAAGCAGTTCTCTAGTATAATGGCATTCAATCCTTTGACCATGTTTAATTTGAATTGGGTAAAATGACATAGTAGAGGGgggaaaaaaggagaaaaaaggacTGGGATCTCTTACATTTTCCACGATAGTCAAGGACTTTGAAAGATTTTGTCTTCGCTTCTATTACTTGACTGCCATCAAAAGTATCAACAACCCAAGCCCCTAGCTTGAAGATGCCACCATTATGGCGTTGAGAGCTTCTAAACATAACATCAGACAAAGACACAGTTCCTTTATTCAATTTTGGTTGCAAATTTCCTGCAAGAACATATTGTTTTCCTTCCCTGTCTCGAGCAATTTTACTTTGAAACTGTTCAGCTGTCCACGCATCTCCCTCATCATCATCCAGATCTCCCTTGAGAGCAACTATTTCCACTTTAGCAGAGGCTTCTCGTCCAAAGTCAACAACTGCTCCTGTACAATTATCAATCAGAGACAGTTGCAAATTGCTACCTCCTTCTCCTTTGATTTGCTCTCCAGTTCGAATAGGAACAGAGATATTGCGGTTGAATTTTAACTTCATGCATCTTTGTTTGGTGTCCTGTATTGTCTTCTCAAGATTACTGGACAAGAAGCATAGGCATGTCTGAGCTGTTATACTTACATAGATAATGTAAATAAGAAAACACTATACAACTATCATGTACCAGGAAGTTCAAAATGGAGCTTTGAGTTAGCTTCTTACCTCCCACTACTAACCAAAAGCTTCTCCACAACCTCTTCATGTTTATCTATTCTTTGACCAATAGCAAGCTTCAATTGATGCAAGAAGCATAAATCAGAAACAGAAGCATCTCAATATTATCATACATCCATTGGCAGAGTTCATACTTGGGATTTTATTAGATCTCAGACGAATACAAAGGTGAAAACTTCTTCTGCTCACATGGCAACAAAATTTTTTGGGGAAATAAATATACTTCCATGAGTAGAAATAAGAAGAATATTGATCAAGCAAGAAAGCAAAAATTTCTTTGATttgcaagaaaaaagaaataatctTGCCTTTTCaatttgctggaaaattttcttgtttttggcaATAACGAAGAAATCTATAGCATGCACAAAGACTTCAACAACAGATGACAATTACAGACCAACATGGATACTACTACTGGgatttcaaataagaaaaaatgaaatagaagaGACAGAAATAATAAGCAGCTAGTCAGCAAGTGGTTCTCTTCATCTTTTAGGTAATAATCTTCAATTTTTAGCAACTATCTATATTAAAGTAATAATTAtccaatttttgtttgtttcataCTGCTTCAAGTTCTCTATTCAAGAAATGCACAGATGTACAGAGCTACCTTTGAACTCTTATAAGCATTATACGTTTCTTTTTCCAGAGATCTCTATTAGAGTACAAAAGTAAAGAACGAACAGAAAAGGACGCAAACGTTCATAACTTTGGTGGGGAAAAAAGCCAGACAGCTGAGAACGAGAAAATACCTTCAAATATGCTAAACtcaattccaaaccaaatcatGAATCTTGGCCAAAATCAAACTTACAATTCTTTGATTCATCTCCTCGAACCGTTGCTCCTGAGGGTTTCTTATACTGTTGAATTTCTGATTCACCATATCCTCAAGTTCTTCCAACCTATCATTTCAATTAGACAGCAAAAGCCCAGAACGAACAAAAAATTCACAAGCACAGTACAAAAATTAGAACAAATTTCAGTACTAAACTATATTCATcaacaaaattaaagaaaatttgatCTTCACTTACCTCTTTGAGCGCAAAACTGCCAACCCCTCGTAACTAGAACAGTTTCCTTCCTCTGATCCAAGCTTGCTGCATTCTTCAGTCTGCCATTCTTCTCGCTCCTTTTTTTATTCTGCTTTTGGTGAATCTGTCAAGGAATCCAAACAAAACCCAGACGGGATCGTTAAAGAAATTCTCAAAATCAGAAGAGAATCGAAACTTCTCACAATTTCAAGAATATCAGAAGAAGTTTGCCTTGCAGCGCTTTTATGGcaaaagaaaaacttcttttattttaagcaaacaatttataaaaaaaaaaaaaaaaaaaaaagcaaacaaTTGAGGCCAAAACAGATAAAGACAAAAGGCGTTGTCAGCGTGGAAAAATCATTCAACTGCCACAAGGGTTCTGTGCTGCTGTCTCTTACGTGTCTCTTACTTCAACTGCTACAAGTTGTTTTGGACTTTGGAGGAATTGGTTTGCGCTTAACATAGCTGAATTTCACCTGAGCTTTCTACAATTTacttagggataatttcaaaaacctcccctgaggtttctgacactttcactgacatcccctgaggttctcaaaatttcacttacctcccttgataaAAAATTGGGCCCCTTTTCTGACGTCATCAGGGCCAAAATTACAGATATATCCCAAGTAGTTGGGGTTAATTACTATCGTTTAGTTACATAATGGCATCTGATATGATTAATTAAGTTTAACAACAATAATAGAAACttgatttatataatatttttaaaaccctaatacatctaaatttgattttatttttcaaatttataagatttttatttaaaaaaatgggatacgGATAAGATATCCGGTTGGTTCGATTTGCATAGGTGCATATGAGAATATCCGAATACTCCTGAAACCCGCAAGTGGgattctgtgttttttctatttcaaggttagctcgcatgcgggttaatgttatatttgagcgcgagaagaaaaaattggtaattaggctctttgggcattataagtaaatatttaaattaatggcagttttattacaccaatattattgtattatcattattatgattattgtattatttcttatgcaaatataacatttaattatccaagcagtttgattttatttttacaatttataaaatttttatcacttatataatatttttaaaaccctaatacatctaaatttgaatctaattttctacaagtcatacttataaatgcgaaatctaacaaaaaagttaaatacaatttttgcaggtcaaatttaacaaatgcgagctatttgcaaaattttaaatatttgcaacattttttaaaacaaaaattagaagcTTTCTGCAAATAATTCCCTACCTctcaaaaaataccaaaataaaaaagataagagCTCGCATTTGCTTCCTAGAAATAATTCCCTAGctcttaaaaaaggaaaaaaaaaattgagaagagctcgcattcgtgaaatgcgagctcaataaCCAGAGCTCGCATTCACTCTTGTAagctcgcatttgtgaaattcacaaatgcgaagacccccctGACGGAAATTAAACCCaaaatcaccccttttgtagaatttttttaaaattcatcacaaagttAGAAATTTCTCAATAGAAATACAACTTGTTTGGATTCCTTTCACTCTCTGATATCATTACGGTTGCTTTGCGATTACAGCGGCAAAACCTGTTTTTAATGGAGAAAGATGTAGGTGAATTCCATGATTCTCCCCTATGGCTTGAAGAGGCCATGGTTGCAGCTAAAACTTTTTACTCAGAGCTCTAATTGTAGCACAGCAAATGCACTTGTTATCACTCCAAATTAGTAGCAAAGAATGTTAATAGCTTGAAACCTCAGAGGTAGTTAAGTTGCTTTGCTTTATATGCTATTGCTACTGAAACAGCAAACCTTCTGGCCGTTGCAATTTGCAGCTAGCCGTTGCAAAATCTGCCAAATAACTGTTGCATGGCACATCTGGTGCATGCAATTTTTTGTATTGCACTTACCCCCCCTCAACTTTACTAATTAGTCCAAATCATTTATTCTTCTTTGAATCTTCTACTAATACAACTTCTGCAAAGGGTAGCTATGGAATAAAAATACCTTCTCAcacatgaaaataat
It includes:
- the LOC113739955 gene encoding calmodulin-binding protein 60 B-like, with translation MVNQKFNSIRNPQEQRFEEMNQRILAIGQRIDKHEEVVEKLLVSSGSNLEKTIQDTKQRCMKLKFNRNISVPIRTGEQIKGEGGSNLQLSLIDNCTGAVVDFGREASAKVEIVALKGDLDDDEGDAWTAEQFQSKIARDREGKQYVLAGNLQPKLNKGTVSLSDVMFRSSQRHNGGIFKLGAWVVDTFDGSQVIEAKTKSFKVLDYRGKYT